A window of the Helianthus annuus cultivar XRQ/B chromosome 4, HanXRQr2.0-SUNRISE, whole genome shotgun sequence genome harbors these coding sequences:
- the LOC110935360 gene encoding deSI-like protein At4g17486, with amino-acid sequence MFCSFTPFRGMKSKIVPYNGNPSSLFCISPRDDSSRFYPPGTAPVYLNVYDISPINSCISWTGLGAFHTGLEVHGVEYGFGCHQESKSGIFGIEPRKYPGFKFRESILMGTTKLSVIQVQRFIELQSNNYYGDTYHLFGKNCNHFCEDMCYKLTGNKIPKWINRLARIGSCCHCILPNSIKGSSLKNESNSSNYESKSLKNSFSCFASFSTHNKLRKMSISSLYKHSLYKGCLPPWDLRVDSQRLCDDE; translated from the exons ATGTTTTGTAGTTTCACACCTTTTAGAGGCATGAAATCAAAAATTGTTCCCTATAACGGCAATCCATCAAGTCTTTTTTGCATATCGCCAAGAGATGATTCTTCGCGTTTTTACCCCCCTGGAACCGCCCCTGTTTACCTTAATGTGTATGACATCTCTCCTATCAACTCTTGTATATCGTGGACGGGCCTCGGTGCATTTCACACAGGTTTGGAAG TTCATGGTGTGGAATACGGTTTTGGATGTCACCAGGAATCAAAAAGTGGTATTTTTGGAATCGAGCCTCGAAAATACCCTGGATTCAAGTTTAGGGAATCTATTTTAATGGGTACCACAAAGTTATCAGTGATTCAAGTTCAAAGATTCATTGAGCTGCAATCTAATAACTACTATGGTGACACATATCACTTATTTGGGAAGAACTGCAATCATTTTTGTGAAGATATGTGTTACAAATTAACAGGGAACAAAATTCCCAAATGGATTAACCGGCTAGCCAGAATAG GTTCATGTTGTCATTGCATTCTTCCAAATTCCATCAAGGGTTCTTCTCTTAAAAACGAATCAAACTCTTCCAACTATGAAAGCAAGAGTTTGAAAAATTCGTTTAGTTGTTTCGCGTCATTTTCAACGCATAATAAACTAAGAAAAATGTCAATATCTTCATTGTATAAACATTCACTCTACAAAGGATGTTTACCTCCATGGGACTTGCGGGTTGACTCACAAAGACTTTGCGATGATGAGTAA